Proteins encoded within one genomic window of Terriglobales bacterium:
- a CDS encoding response regulator, translated as MKTLVVEDDPVALELISQTLTLLGAEVTAKSDSVEAQRLLNTIAFDAVFLDLEMPQLGGLELTQSIRRNGINRKSPIVVVTSHKDSQHMDQAFKSGATFVLYKPIDREKLRKVLAMLSNQSKVTPAGGASR; from the coding sequence TTGAAAACGCTGGTAGTGGAAGACGATCCCGTTGCGCTGGAGCTGATCAGCCAGACCCTCACGCTGCTGGGCGCCGAGGTCACCGCCAAGTCCGACAGCGTGGAAGCGCAGCGCCTGCTGAACACTATCGCGTTTGACGCTGTCTTTCTCGACCTGGAAATGCCCCAGTTGGGCGGGCTTGAGCTCACCCAGTCGATACGGCGCAACGGCATCAATCGCAAGTCGCCCATCGTGGTGGTCACCAGCCACAAGGACTCGCAGCACATGGACCAGGCGTTCAAGTCCGGTGCCACCTTTGTGCTCTACAAGCCCATTGATCGCGAAAAGCTGCGCAAGGTGTTGGCCATGCTCTCCAACCAGAGCAAGGTAACCCCGGCTGGCGGAGCATCGCGGTAG
- the moaA gene encoding GTP 3',8-cyclase MoaA, translating into MTLHDTFRRPLRSLRVSVTDRCNLRCEYCMPQEEYVWLERHALLSFEEIARLTEIFTNLGVDKLRLTGGEPLLRRDLDKLVTLLRRNPGVRDLALTTNGLLLPEQARALRTAGLDRITLSLDTLRPDRFRALTRRDAHARVLEGLAAARAAGFSGMKINAVIVRGFNHDEIADLIEFGREHESEVRFIEYMDVGGATRWSSAQVFCKTEILAALERRYGRITPEGGQGSAPAERFRLADGTRFGVISSTTQPFCGACDRARLTADGVFFLCLYARDGIDLKQILRSGAGPAQIAARIADAWRGRTDRGAEERLQVAQRAPLFQIQDLRSDPHREMHTRGG; encoded by the coding sequence ATGACTCTCCACGACACATTCCGCCGCCCCCTCCGCAGCCTGCGGGTCTCGGTCACCGACCGCTGCAACCTGCGCTGCGAGTACTGCATGCCCCAGGAGGAGTACGTGTGGCTGGAGCGCCACGCGCTGCTCAGCTTCGAGGAGATCGCGCGCCTTACAGAAATCTTCACCAATCTGGGCGTGGACAAGCTCCGCCTCACCGGCGGCGAGCCGCTGCTGCGCCGCGACCTGGACAAGCTGGTCACCCTGCTGCGGCGGAATCCGGGCGTCCGCGATCTGGCGCTCACCACCAACGGCCTGCTGCTGCCGGAGCAGGCTCGCGCTCTGCGAACCGCCGGCCTCGATCGCATCACGCTCTCGCTCGACACTCTGCGTCCCGATCGCTTCCGCGCCCTCACTCGTCGCGACGCTCACGCGCGGGTGCTGGAGGGCCTTGCCGCGGCCCGCGCCGCCGGCTTCAGCGGCATGAAGATCAACGCGGTCATCGTGCGCGGGTTCAACCACGACGAGATCGCCGACCTGATCGAATTCGGCCGCGAGCACGAGTCTGAAGTCCGATTCATCGAGTACATGGACGTGGGCGGCGCCACGCGCTGGTCGAGCGCGCAGGTCTTCTGCAAGACTGAAATCCTCGCGGCGCTTGAGCGGCGTTACGGACGCATTACCCCCGAAGGCGGCCAGGGCTCGGCGCCGGCTGAGCGTTTCCGCCTAGCCGACGGCACGCGCTTCGGCGTCATCTCCAGCACAACCCAGCCGTTCTGCGGCGCCTGCGATCGCGCCCGCCTCACCGCCGACGGCGTCTTCTTTCTCTGCCTCTACGCCCGCGACGGCATCGACCTCAAGCAGATTCTCCGCTCCGGCGCCGGCCCCGCCCAGATCGCCGCGCGCATCGCCGATGCCTGGCGCGGCCGCACCGACCGCGGCGCCGAGGAGCGCCTTCAGGTCGCCCAGCGCGCCCCGCTCTTCCAGATTCAGGACCTGCGCAGCGATCCTCACCGCGAAATGCACACCCGAGGCGGGTGA
- a CDS encoding HD domain-containing phosphohydrolase, which translates to MSETILIADDDAQNRELITEILCEAGYTVVQVTDGHTALHRFGVLRPDLVLLDVQMPGLSGFDVCRAIKADPDTRLQPVVFITGLTALEDRVRGIEAGGDDLLNKPVQRVELLARVRSLLSLKHFTDELEHAEAVLFALAESIEGKDPYTVGHCQRLASYAARLGQECGLSDDQIKTLRCAGIVHDIGKVAVPDAVLLKPARLTSEEFAVMKQHTVVGERICSPLHSFRDVLPIIRSHHERRDGSGYPDGLRGEQVPITARVLQVVDVYDALTTDRPYKRACSLEQALETMQDEVNRGWWDPYVFATFEQMMTSDAIPENAHRAATG; encoded by the coding sequence ATGAGCGAAACTATCCTGATTGCCGACGACGACGCGCAGAACCGCGAGCTGATTACGGAAATACTGTGCGAAGCGGGCTACACCGTTGTGCAGGTTACCGACGGCCATACCGCCCTCCATCGGTTCGGGGTGCTGCGTCCGGACCTGGTCCTGCTCGACGTGCAGATGCCCGGCCTGAGCGGCTTCGATGTATGCCGCGCCATCAAAGCCGATCCCGACACGCGCCTGCAGCCAGTGGTTTTCATTACCGGCCTTACGGCCCTCGAAGACCGCGTACGCGGCATCGAGGCCGGCGGGGACGACCTGCTGAACAAACCGGTGCAGCGCGTGGAACTGCTGGCACGCGTGCGCTCGCTGCTCAGCCTGAAGCACTTCACCGACGAACTGGAGCACGCCGAAGCCGTGCTCTTCGCGCTGGCCGAGAGCATCGAGGGCAAGGACCCGTACACGGTCGGGCACTGCCAGCGGCTGGCCTCGTACGCCGCGCGACTCGGGCAGGAGTGCGGCCTCAGCGACGACCAGATCAAGACCCTGCGCTGTGCCGGCATCGTGCACGATATCGGCAAGGTGGCCGTGCCTGACGCCGTGCTCCTGAAGCCGGCCAGGCTGACGTCCGAAGAGTTCGCCGTGATGAAGCAGCACACCGTGGTCGGCGAACGCATCTGTTCGCCGCTGCATTCGTTTCGCGACGTGCTGCCCATCATCCGCAGCCACCACGAGCGCCGCGATGGCTCGGGCTATCCCGATGGGCTGCGCGGCGAGCAAGTTCCGATCACGGCGCGCGTCCTCCAGGTGGTTGACGTGTATGACGCCCTCACCACCGACCGCCCCTACAAACGTGCCTGTTCCCTGGAGCAGGCGCTGGAGACGATGCAGGATGAGGTGAACCGCGGCTGGTGGGACCCGTACGTGTTCGCCACCTTCGAGCAGATGATGACCAGCGACGCAATCCCGGAGAACGCGCACCGTGCCGCAACAGGCTGA